One window of the Ramlibacter henchirensis genome contains the following:
- a CDS encoding NADH-quinone oxidoreductase subunit M — protein sequence MGTLSLAIWTPIVFGTVLLALGRDEQAKAVRWIALIGAVASFLVTLPLYGAFDRGSAQMQFVERAPWIERFNIHYHLGLDGISFWFVLLTAFITVVVVISAWEVITERVNQYMGAFLILSGLMVGVFCALDAMLFFVFFEATLIPMYLIIGIWGGPNKIYAAFKFFLYTLLGSLLMLIALVYLYGKSSGSFDILTWHQLPLPMAAQTLLFFAFFAAFAVKVPMWPVHTWLPDVHVEAPTGGSAVLAAIMLKLGAYGFLRFSMPIAPDASREWAWFIIALSIIAVIYVGLVAMVQQDMKKLVAYSSVAHMGFVTLGFFIFNPLGVAGGLIQMIAHGFVSGAMFLCIGVLYDRVHSREISSYGGVVNTMPNFTAFSLLFAMANCGLPATAGFVGEWMVILGTVQANFWLAMAAASALIWGAAYTLWMFKRVYLGPVANEDVRQLTDINAREFLMLGLLAVAVLYMGIHPKPFTDIMDASVAGFLKHVAVSKL from the coding sequence ATGGGTACTCTGAGCCTTGCCATCTGGACGCCGATCGTCTTCGGCACCGTGCTGCTGGCGCTGGGACGCGACGAACAGGCCAAAGCCGTGCGCTGGATCGCGCTGATCGGCGCGGTCGCGAGCTTCCTGGTGACGCTGCCGCTGTACGGCGCGTTCGACCGCGGCAGCGCGCAGATGCAGTTCGTGGAGCGCGCGCCCTGGATCGAGCGCTTCAACATCCATTACCACCTCGGGCTGGACGGCATCTCGTTCTGGTTCGTGCTGCTGACCGCCTTCATCACCGTGGTGGTCGTCATCTCCGCCTGGGAGGTGATCACCGAGCGCGTCAACCAGTACATGGGCGCGTTCCTGATCCTGTCGGGCCTGATGGTGGGCGTGTTCTGCGCGCTGGACGCGATGCTGTTCTTCGTGTTCTTCGAGGCGACGCTGATCCCGATGTACCTGATCATCGGCATCTGGGGCGGGCCGAACAAGATCTACGCGGCGTTCAAGTTCTTCCTCTACACGCTGCTCGGCTCGCTGCTGATGCTGATCGCGCTGGTGTATCTCTACGGCAAGTCCAGCGGCAGCTTCGACATCCTCACCTGGCACCAGCTGCCGCTGCCGATGGCCGCGCAGACGCTGCTGTTCTTCGCGTTCTTCGCCGCCTTCGCGGTGAAGGTGCCGATGTGGCCGGTGCACACCTGGCTGCCCGACGTGCACGTCGAGGCGCCCACCGGCGGCTCCGCGGTGCTGGCGGCCATCATGCTGAAGCTGGGCGCCTACGGTTTCCTGCGCTTTTCCATGCCGATCGCGCCGGACGCCTCGCGCGAGTGGGCCTGGTTCATCATCGCGCTGTCGATCATCGCGGTCATCTACGTGGGCCTGGTGGCGATGGTGCAGCAGGACATGAAGAAGCTGGTGGCCTATTCGTCGGTGGCCCACATGGGCTTCGTGACGCTGGGCTTCTTCATCTTCAACCCGCTCGGCGTGGCCGGGGGCCTGATCCAGATGATCGCCCACGGCTTCGTCTCCGGCGCCATGTTCCTTTGCATCGGCGTGCTGTACGACCGCGTCCATTCACGCGAGATCTCCAGCTACGGAGGCGTGGTCAACACCATGCCCAACTTCACCGCCTTCTCGCTGCTGTTCGCCATGGCCAACTGCGGCCTGCCGGCCACCGCCGGCTTCGTGGGCGAGTGGATGGTGATCCTCGGCACGGTGCAGGCCAACTTCTGGCTGGCCATGGCGGCCGCGAGTGCGCTGATCTGGGGCGCGGCCTACACGCTGTGGATGTTCAAGCGCGTCTACCTCGGCCCGGTGGCCAACGAAGACGTGCGCCAGCTCACCGACATCAACGCGCGCGAGTTCCTGATGCTCGGTCTGCTGGCCGTCGCCGTGCTGTACATGGGCATCCACCCCAAGCCCTTCACCGACATCATGGATGCGT